ATATTCGGTCTTTTACTTTGAGCATAGAGCATATGCCCCCCCGTCACAATATATAATAGCAGTAAAAATCGCTTCATAACAGTTTTTGATTTACACAATTTGGTTTTCTCGACAAAAACGAAAGTATAGGAGTCTTCCAAGAATAGATTTAGGTATTGTTTAAAATCCTATCACTTTTGGTTAACACGCTAATTATGTTACAATAAATCATTAAAAATTTCACCACATTCATCAATTTCAAAATGAATATATCCGATTTCTAAAGCCTCTGTTTTTTTTGCGCCATACCTTCATAAAATCATTAATATCTAAAATTGATGGCTCCAATAGCATTAAAAACAAAAACATAATTATGAAAACACTACTAGGTGCATTTGTTACTTCTATCGCATTGATGGGATCAACAAGCAGTATGGCAGTCACGAAGAACAACGGAGATGATTGGTTAAGGAAATCGGCAAAAACTGCGGTATACCAGTTGACAAAAGCAGCGCAAACTTTTACACCGGGAATGAACCCAAGATCTATCAATCCTGATGGAAGCGTAAGATTTGCTCCTGTACGCGATTGGACCACCGGATTTTTTCCGGGGACTTTATGGTACGGATATGAATTGTCAGGTGATAAAAATTTAGCAGAGCAAGCTAAAAGATTTACCCTTGGTTTAGATTCTGTACAATACGTAAAGGATACACACGATGTAGGTTTTATGCTGTACTGTTCTTATGGTAATGCCTACAGATTAACGGGGGATAAAGTTTACCTTAAACCATTAGAAAATGGTGCAGCCAATTTATATGCACGTTTCAATAAGAAAGTAGGTGCTATCCGTTCATGGGATTTTGGTCACTGGCAGTTCCCTGTAATTATTGACAACCTGATGAACCTGGAATATTTATACTGGGCAGGAAAAGAATTCAATAAACCGGAATGGTTTGCAGCCGCAAAAACACATGCAACAACAACCATGAAAAACCATTTCAGAAAAGATTATAGCTCATACCACGTGATTAGCTATGATACTTTATCCGGTAAAGTATTGCAAAGGGAAACCCACCAGGGCCTTACACACAATTCGGCATGGGCTAGAGGACAAGCATGGGGTCTATATGGTTATACCATGAGCTATAAAGATACTAAAGACAAAAAATTCATTGAACATGCTGAGCACATTGCTGCATTCATCATGAATCATCCAAAAATGCCTAAGGATAAAATTCCTCTTTGGGATTTTGATGTGCATAATGCAGACCGCTCGCCAAGAGATGCTTCTGCTGCTGCTGTAATCGCTTCTGCATTATTAGATTTGAGTACTCAGGTAAAAGACGGCGATAAATATTTTAAATTTGCCGAGGATATATTAAAAACCTTGTCAACAGATGAGTATTTAGCTAAGCCGGGAGAAAACCAATTTTTCATACTTAAACACAGCGTAGGTGCTTTCCTTTACAATTCGGAAATTGACACCCCTTTAAACTATGCAGACTATTACTTCATGGAAGCTTTAAAAAGATACGCAGAGCTTAAAAAAATTGATTTGAAAACAATCGCCCAGTCTTAATTTAAAACCAAATAATGATGAACGTAAAAAAAATCATCCTCTTACTTACCCTTGCACCTACGCTCCTATTTGCGCAGCAGCAGGGTACGCCGGTAAATAAAGACAGCTTCAATAACCTGAATCTGAATTATCCCGGTCTGGAAGAGGTAAACAAACTCGTAGCTGCTAAAGACTATGAAAATGCTGCCAAAGCCTTATTAAAGTATTATAGAAAAAGGGATAACATTAAACATCCTGACTATAATATGGAAGACAAAGTCCAATTTTCTGGTAAAAAACTAGCTGCAGGTGTACAGGAAAAAGCTGATAAAGGTATGCTACACCAATTCTATGTACATCCCGGATATGGTTTTATAGATTATGGTAAAGATATCGATTGGCAATATTGGCCAATTAAGGACAATGAAATTCGTTGGCAATTGCACCGTACCTATTGGTGGCAACCAATGGGACTGGCTTACTGGTCGTCTGGTGATGAGAAATATGCTAAAGAATGGGTTTTCCAATTCCGTGACTGGGTAAAAAAGAACCCAAAAGGCTTATCTAAAGAGAATGACCGCTTTGCTTGGCGTCCACTAGAAGTATCTACGAGGATTCAGGATCAAACAGGAACGTTCAATATGTTTGTGAACTCTCCTAACTTCACCCCTGACTTCTTGCTGGAGTTCCTTAATATTTATAACCAACAAGCTGATCATATCCTAAACAATTACTCTAATCAAGGAAATCACCTGTTGTTTGAGGCCCAAAGGATTATTTATGCAGGTTGTTTCTTCCCTGAGTTGAAAGCAGCTGATACCTGGAGAAAAAGTGGTATTGAAATCTTAAATACAGAGATCAAGAAACAAATCTATCCTGATGGATTACAATTCGAGCTTTCGCCAAACTATCATGTAGCTACCATCAACATATTTTTAAAAGCATTGCGCATGACCCAGTTAACTGGCATGTCTAATGAGTTCCCTGATAGCTACAAGAAAACAATTGAAGGAATGATCATCGCTTTAGCTGATTTTTCTTTCCCTGACTACTCCTACCCAATGTTTGGTGACGCCAAATTAACTGGTAAGGACGAAATGCAGAAAGAATACAAGAGCTGGTTGCAAGTTTTCCCCCACAATCAGGTCATTAAATATTTTGCAACCGATGGGAAACAAGGCACTGCACCGGAATATTTGTCAAGTGCTTTGAAAACAGGTGGTTTCTATACTTTTAGAAACGGTTGGAAAAACGATGCGACAGTAATGGTGTTAAGAGCCAGTCCACCGGCATTCTTCCACAGTCAACCTGACAATGGTACATTTGACCTTTGGGTAAAAGGCCGCAATTTTATGCCGGATGCAGGAGCTTACGTTTATAGTGGTAGTCCTGAAATTCAGAAATTGAGAGATGAATACCGTCAGACTAAGGTACACAAAACCTTAACGCTTGATAATATCAATATGGATAGCTGTAATGCAAAATTGATCACCTGGAAAACCAGCCCGGCTGTTGATTTATTGGTATACAGCAACCAGAGTTATAAAGAACTGAACCATCGCCGTAGCGTGCTGTTCATCGATAAAAAGTACTTTGTGATCATTGATGAGGCCATTGGTGCTGCAAAAGGCAATGTAGGTATTCACTTCCAACTCGCTGAAGAAAGTGGTACTACTTTTAACAAGTCAAAAAACAGCGTACAAACCGGTTATAAAGATGGTAACAACCTGTTGATCCAAACCTTAAACAAAGGTGCTGTATTGACAGAAGAGGAAGGTAAAGTATCTTATTCGTACCGTAAAGAAGTTGCCCGCCCAGCTTTTGCATTTGAAAAAGCTAAAAACGACAACAATACAGTAAGTTTTACGACTGTACTATACCCTTTTGAAGGCAGCAAAGCTCCGGAAATTAGTGTAAAAGAAGGTTCAAAACATAACCTTGCTAAAGGCTTTGTTGATTTAACTTTAACTATTAATGGTAAAAAGACTCAGATTACTGAGCAATTAACAAGTAATTAATTTTTCTTTTTCTACCTATGAGATGGGGAGTTGTGACATATTAGTCGCAACTCCCTTTTTACATTTTTTTCAGTTTTCTTGCGGCCCTTTCTCAGCCCGGATAGGACTCATTAATAATGTGCTACTCCTATTCGTCAGGATGTCTGGCTTCAATTCAATTATTCCGAACCAGAGACGAACCGGAGTCGAACCAGAGTCGACTTAAATACGACTATATTAAGGAGCATGGTACACCGTTTCTATAATGGCAATACAGATCTCAAAACGATCAAAAAAACTTTTTTTAGTGCTATTTTTACTTTGACAACCTAAATTTAGCCCGAATAAAACTGTTGATATGCGTTCTATGCACTTTATACAGTTCTTTGCGTAAATCACTTCAGAGCGTCATTTTATGCGCCACAAATGGCACAAAAATTACAATATCACCATTTCTACAACGGCAATTCCGTATTTAAATATATAAGTTGTATTTTAGGCGCTTATGAACAATTCAATCAGACCTTTTATTGATCGGCTAATTGCTAAAGGCTTCAAACCTTTTGCAATGAGTTTATTGATCGTACTTTGTCTGATTTCGTCTTGCAGCATTAGAAAAGGTATACAAGCCATTTTTACCGGTAACGCAATTGAACATATCAATGGCAAACCGGGGAAATCTGTTATCCAGCACAAGAGCGTTGAATATGTTGCTGCTGAGTGTAGTACTGCAGGTCAAAACCTGGATTTACAACAGTCTTTAACAAAGCAAGATTCATCTAAAAAGGCAATGATGCCATTGCTATTTTTACTGTTACCTGGATTTCTGCTTTCACTGCGGACGATTAAAGACAAACCCGGACTTCCTGTCCCCTATTCAAGACTGCAATGGTCTTGCCTTCCTTTGTTCTTACAGAACAGATTGCTATTGATATAGAATTATCGCTAAGCGGATAGCCCGCTTTTAATGTCTATTTCAACAATTCAATCATTTTAATTTTCATGACCATGAAGTATTTTCTTCAGCTGCCATGCCTGTTGGGCATACTTTTTAGTATGCAATTAAAGGCACAGCAGCCAGATACCCTTTCTTTAAAACAAGCCTGGGATCAGGCTTACAAAACTTACCCTGCACTTGCCGGACAGCAGGCGCTCATCGGTGAGTACCAAATGCGTAAACAGGAAGTACAGAGCCACTCTTTACCACAACTGCAATTTCAGCTACAAAACTCCTTCGGCACCTTTGCCGGAAGTACAGGGGCCTTTTTTCCTGTACCTGGGGTATTTAATGTCACAGGAAATGCTGTCCCCAATGGTACTCAACCAAAAACAGCGGCCAACACCTTTGGATCCGTGTTGATGGACTGGAAAGTATTCGAATTTGGCAAGCAACATAATGCAATTAAGGGTGCTAATTACCAGGTTGAAGCTGCGAAAAGCAGCTACAATGCCACACAAATCTCTTTACAGGTTAAAGTTAGCCGGCTTTACTTCGATGTTATGTACAGCAATGCCAATCTGGACTGGACTGACCGGAATTTAAACCGTGTAAAGGAAATTCTTGAGCTTACCAAAAGTCTTACGCAAGCTGGCTTAAAACCTGGTGCAGATACGTTATTAGCTAGCTCGTCCTATGCTCAAGCCAAAGCCTATCAGAATGAATGGCGAGGGAAATACAATGCCAGCAGAGTTAATTTTACAGAAGTTGTACCCCAAAATAATTTCGTTATTCCACACCAATATTTTATGTCATCTAAAAATTTAGAGGTTATTGCGGATACTATTTCGGCTGATCATCCCTATCTGCAAGTGCTAAACAATCAGGTTTTATATGAGCAAACACAAAAAGACATTGCAGCCCGAAAAGCATTGCCTTCCCTATCCATTCTTGGTGGATTATCATCAAGGGGCACTGGCATCAATGTAGATGGAACCATCGAAAGCGGAATTGCCTCAGGCTACCGCAATTATGCCAATAATTACCTGGTAGGTGTTGGATTAAGCTGGAACATCAGTGGTGCTTTTACCAGTTCATTGGAAAAGAAACGCGTTGAAAAAACGATACAGGTGCAGCAGGCAAAATACGAGCAACAGAAGTTGCAAATGAATACCTCATTAAATGCTGTTACTACCAGAATTGTACAACAAAAGCAACAAATTGAGCAAAGTCATATCGCTGTCAATACCGCAAAGGAGGCCTATACACTATACCTTTCCAGATATGAAAGTGGGTTAATTAACCTTACGGAATTGTTGCAAATCCAATCTATCCTTCAAAAAGCTGAAAAAGAAGCTATCGAGGCTCAGGAAGTACTATGGGATCTGCTGATCACGCAATCCGAAATTTCGGGCGATTTTAACATTTTGTCTAACCAATTTAACCAGAAACCATAATTATGATCAGATTTGCATTAAAAAAACCAATTGCGATTATGGTAGCGGTTATTGCAATTGCCTACTTTTCGATTACCGCAATACGAAACATCAATGTTGACATATTTCCAAAAGTAGAACTTCCGGTCATTTATATAGCTATGCCCTATGGTGGATTAACGCCCGCTTATATGGATGGTTTTATGGCCAATGAATTTCAGAAGGTACTGATTTTTGTGAGTGGAGTTAAAGACATTGATTTTAAAAGCGTTCAGGGATTTACACTCATGAAGCTAAGTTTTTATCCCGGAACAGATATGGCACAAGCATCGGGTGAGCTTTCAGCTCAGGTATCCAGAGCTATGGGATTTTTGCCGCCTGGGGCTGTACCACCACAGGTAGTCCGTTTTGATGGGAGTTCACTACCTATCGGACAACTGGTCTTTGAAAGCCCCATTCGTTCCATTACTGAGCTTCAAAACCTTGCTCAAACAAAAGTCAGGCCCATGTTTGTCACTATTCCTGGTGTAACGGCCCCCGCTCCTTTTGGTGGAAACGTTCGAACCATGGTGGTAAAAGTGAACCCGCAGCTCATGCAATCCTATGGACTTTCTGCGGAACAGGTTACGATGGCTATCGCTAAAAATAACTTCCCTGCACCGGCAGGAAACATCCGGATTGGAGATCAAAGTCTAATGACCCCCTTAAACTCTATTGCCAACGGGCCGGATGATTTTTTAGATATTCCCATAAAATCATCCCCTGACAACACGATTTTTATCAAAGACATTGCCACAGTAGAGGATGGAGCCGATGCAACTACAGGATATGCTATCATTAATGGTAAAAGATCAGTTTATCTACCTGTAATTAAAAAAGCCGATGCTTCTACCTTAAAAGTAGTTGAAAACTTAAAAGCGGCAATCCCTAAATTAAAAGCCGCTATGCCCGAAGATGTAGACTTGAAATATGTGTTTGATCAGTCGGGTTATATTGAACAATCCCTGGAAAATCTGATTCATGAGGGGATCCTTGGCGCAATCCTTACCGGAATCATGGTGTTTCTATTTCTTGGCGACGTCAGAGGTTCATTAATTGTGGTCCTCACCATTCCTATCGCCATTCTTTCGGCAGTGATTATGCTCTACCTTTTTGGTCAAACCATCAATGTAATGACCCTAAGCGGATTAGCACTGGCTATCGGAATTTTGGTAGATGAAGCTACTGTTACGATAGAGAACATACACCAACACTTTGAAATGGAAAAGCCAAAGCAACGAGCTATTTTGGATGCCTTGCTGGAAATCTCCATCCCAAAAATACTGATCCTGTTTTGTATTCTTGCCGTACTGATTCCATCATTTATGATGAGCGGGATCCCGAGAGATATGTTTATGCCCCTATCCATGGCCGTTGCCTTTGCTATGATTGCTTCTTTTATCGTATCTCAAACCTTTGTACCCATACTGGCCAACTGGCTGATGAAGCCAGAACTCCTGGTGCATCAAAAGGTGAGCTTCCATAAAAAGAAGCTTAGCAGATTTGAAAAATTTAAACGCAAATACCTGATTCTTACACGTTACGGTCAAAATAGAACAGGAAAAGTAATTGGCCTATACTTGGTAGTGGTGCTTACCCTGATCATCACCGGAGGAATGCTTATTGGAACAGATATTTTACCAGCAAGTAACAGCGGTGACATCCAGCTTAGGATTATCGCACCCGAAGGAGACAGACTGGAAAAATCTGAGGATTACCTCAAAAAAGTAACCGCCATTGTAAAGAATCAACTTCCAGACAATGCCATCAAAATCAGCTCTGCATTTGTAGGCTTACAACCTTCTGCAACTGCCATAAACCCAATCTTCCTATTCACCAGTGGGCCACATGAATCGGTACTCCAGGTTTCCATTGATCAGCACTTGTATAAAGGTTCTATTGCCAAATTGAAAGAAAGTATCCGCGAAGCTATTCGTCAAAAGCTACCAGAACTTAAAATCAATTTCGAGCCCATTGAACTTGTTGAAAAAATCATGAGCCAGGGTGCCATGACACCAATACAGATTAAAGTTGCCGCTGCACAATTAAAAGGAGCTGAAAAATTTGCTAAAAAGCTGGAAACAGAACTTTTAAACATCCCCTATTTAAGGGATGTTAGAATTGCAGAACCCATCAATGCGCCGAGTTTGCAGATCAATGTAAACAGAGAGTTAAGTGCCCAATTTGGATTAACCATGGAAGATGTGTCTCGCGCACTAACCATGGCGACTTCTTCTACCCGTTTCACTAACAAAAACCTTTGGGTAGACCCTAAATCGGGTCTGGTATTCCAGGTACAGATCCAAATCCCTGAATCAGCTATGCAATCGCTCGAAAAACTACGTTCACTGCCTTTAAAAGCAGGGCAAGCCAGACCAGTATTGGAAGATGTGGCAGAGTTACGCATGGTTAAACTTCCTGCACAGGTAAACAGACAGGGCCCAAACAGATATGTAACTTTATTGGCTAATACCTATCAGTCTGACCTTGGTATGGCTTCTAAAGCAATTAAAGAAGTGATTAAAGCCGCCGGAGAACCACCACGTGGCGTGTTGGTTTCTACTGAGGGCTTGATGCAGTTATTAGACGATACACTTTCCGGACTTCAAACCGGATTGTTGGTAGCAATCGTGGTCATTTTCCTAATGCTTACTGCTTATTATCAATCCTTTGTGGTGTCTGGCTTAATCTTATCTGTTG
This is a stretch of genomic DNA from Candidatus Pedobacter colombiensis. It encodes these proteins:
- a CDS encoding glycoside hydrolase family 88 protein; this encodes MKTLLGAFVTSIALMGSTSSMAVTKNNGDDWLRKSAKTAVYQLTKAAQTFTPGMNPRSINPDGSVRFAPVRDWTTGFFPGTLWYGYELSGDKNLAEQAKRFTLGLDSVQYVKDTHDVGFMLYCSYGNAYRLTGDKVYLKPLENGAANLYARFNKKVGAIRSWDFGHWQFPVIIDNLMNLEYLYWAGKEFNKPEWFAAAKTHATTTMKNHFRKDYSSYHVISYDTLSGKVLQRETHQGLTHNSAWARGQAWGLYGYTMSYKDTKDKKFIEHAEHIAAFIMNHPKMPKDKIPLWDFDVHNADRSPRDASAAAVIASALLDLSTQVKDGDKYFKFAEDILKTLSTDEYLAKPGENQFFILKHSVGAFLYNSEIDTPLNYADYYFMEALKRYAELKKIDLKTIAQS
- a CDS encoding heparinase II/III family protein codes for the protein MMNVKKIILLLTLAPTLLFAQQQGTPVNKDSFNNLNLNYPGLEEVNKLVAAKDYENAAKALLKYYRKRDNIKHPDYNMEDKVQFSGKKLAAGVQEKADKGMLHQFYVHPGYGFIDYGKDIDWQYWPIKDNEIRWQLHRTYWWQPMGLAYWSSGDEKYAKEWVFQFRDWVKKNPKGLSKENDRFAWRPLEVSTRIQDQTGTFNMFVNSPNFTPDFLLEFLNIYNQQADHILNNYSNQGNHLLFEAQRIIYAGCFFPELKAADTWRKSGIEILNTEIKKQIYPDGLQFELSPNYHVATINIFLKALRMTQLTGMSNEFPDSYKKTIEGMIIALADFSFPDYSYPMFGDAKLTGKDEMQKEYKSWLQVFPHNQVIKYFATDGKQGTAPEYLSSALKTGGFYTFRNGWKNDATVMVLRASPPAFFHSQPDNGTFDLWVKGRNFMPDAGAYVYSGSPEIQKLRDEYRQTKVHKTLTLDNINMDSCNAKLITWKTSPAVDLLVYSNQSYKELNHRRSVLFIDKKYFVIIDEAIGAAKGNVGIHFQLAEESGTTFNKSKNSVQTGYKDGNNLLIQTLNKGAVLTEEEGKVSYSYRKEVARPAFAFEKAKNDNNTVSFTTVLYPFEGSKAPEISVKEGSKHNLAKGFVDLTLTINGKKTQITEQLTSN
- a CDS encoding TolC family protein, giving the protein MKYFLQLPCLLGILFSMQLKAQQPDTLSLKQAWDQAYKTYPALAGQQALIGEYQMRKQEVQSHSLPQLQFQLQNSFGTFAGSTGAFFPVPGVFNVTGNAVPNGTQPKTAANTFGSVLMDWKVFEFGKQHNAIKGANYQVEAAKSSYNATQISLQVKVSRLYFDVMYSNANLDWTDRNLNRVKEILELTKSLTQAGLKPGADTLLASSSYAQAKAYQNEWRGKYNASRVNFTEVVPQNNFVIPHQYFMSSKNLEVIADTISADHPYLQVLNNQVLYEQTQKDIAARKALPSLSILGGLSSRGTGINVDGTIESGIASGYRNYANNYLVGVGLSWNISGAFTSSLEKKRVEKTIQVQQAKYEQQKLQMNTSLNAVTTRIVQQKQQIEQSHIAVNTAKEAYTLYLSRYESGLINLTELLQIQSILQKAEKEAIEAQEVLWDLLITQSEISGDFNILSNQFNQKP
- a CDS encoding efflux RND transporter permease subunit, whose translation is MIRFALKKPIAIMVAVIAIAYFSITAIRNINVDIFPKVELPVIYIAMPYGGLTPAYMDGFMANEFQKVLIFVSGVKDIDFKSVQGFTLMKLSFYPGTDMAQASGELSAQVSRAMGFLPPGAVPPQVVRFDGSSLPIGQLVFESPIRSITELQNLAQTKVRPMFVTIPGVTAPAPFGGNVRTMVVKVNPQLMQSYGLSAEQVTMAIAKNNFPAPAGNIRIGDQSLMTPLNSIANGPDDFLDIPIKSSPDNTIFIKDIATVEDGADATTGYAIINGKRSVYLPVIKKADASTLKVVENLKAAIPKLKAAMPEDVDLKYVFDQSGYIEQSLENLIHEGILGAILTGIMVFLFLGDVRGSLIVVLTIPIAILSAVIMLYLFGQTINVMTLSGLALAIGILVDEATVTIENIHQHFEMEKPKQRAILDALLEISIPKILILFCILAVLIPSFMMSGIPRDMFMPLSMAVAFAMIASFIVSQTFVPILANWLMKPELLVHQKVSFHKKKLSRFEKFKRKYLILTRYGQNRTGKVIGLYLVVVLTLIITGGMLIGTDILPASNSGDIQLRIIAPEGDRLEKSEDYLKKVTAIVKNQLPDNAIKISSAFVGLQPSATAINPIFLFTSGPHESVLQVSIDQHLYKGSIAKLKESIREAIRQKLPELKINFEPIELVEKIMSQGAMTPIQIKVAAAQLKGAEKFAKKLETELLNIPYLRDVRIAEPINAPSLQINVNRELSAQFGLTMEDVSRALTMATSSTRFTNKNLWVDPKSGLVFQVQIQIPESAMQSLEKLRSLPLKAGQARPVLEDVAELRMVKLPAQVNRQGPNRYVTLLANTYQSDLGMASKAIKEVIKAAGEPPRGVLVSTEGLMQLLDDTLSGLQTGLLVAIVVIFLMLTAYYQSFVVSGLILSVVPAVIGGSLILLTLSGSTLNLQSYMGIIMSVGVSVSNAVLMINQAEVNRLKRGMVARQAAFLAVSSRLRPIIMTSLAMIAGMIPMSLGMGEGGEQVAPLGQAVIGGLILSTLTALLVLPHLYATVMKNRNRNSPTLDPDDPENINQQKYFMKPINFKSVVLMIPLLFILASCGQEKPKNTTKKIVTAPKVQFVNPKTDQPVYSLELPGELKPYEVVTLYPKIKGFVKQILVDRGSHVKKGQLLALLEAPEVNQRYLAAKSDENKSYEDYLYSRQAYERLKKAAAKSGAVAEIELDKAKSKFRSDSAAYASVKANTGASAQLQQYLRITAPFDGVITDKNVSVGALVGENSQAALFSVAQTNHLRLTVAIPEKHTQSLGKDTKISFTVSDHPGKVFKSSISRKSNLLQQESRSATAEFDVPNNDNQFGGGEFAQVKLTMRRTYPTMWLPASSIVYAQSGVFVIKAENQMAKRIPVSIGIRKGELQEVFGEISPKDQIVKVGSEELTEGSKL